The following are encoded together in the Halomonas halophila genome:
- a CDS encoding response regulator transcription factor, with the protein MKQIFVCRESVLMPRWREAFPDARCLDETFALEMASAEVQAWVVIQGDTWPVLVRQLAQQGAIVSVLSYAPDSREATQALEANARGYAHALSPPELLSQMALVTAHQGIWVGPELMAQVVGGAYRALGGEERLREEMLDRLTQRERAVAVAVAEGNSNKAVARLLGITERTVKAHLGAVFRKLEVRDRMQLVLKLSHQEQSVT; encoded by the coding sequence ATGAAGCAGATCTTCGTATGTCGTGAGAGCGTCCTGATGCCGCGCTGGCGCGAGGCCTTCCCTGATGCGCGCTGCCTCGACGAGACCTTTGCCCTGGAAATGGCATCCGCCGAGGTCCAGGCCTGGGTGGTCATACAGGGAGACACCTGGCCGGTGTTGGTGCGGCAGCTGGCGCAGCAGGGGGCGATCGTTAGTGTGTTGAGCTATGCGCCGGACTCGCGCGAGGCGACCCAGGCCCTCGAGGCCAATGCGCGGGGCTATGCTCATGCGCTGTCCCCTCCCGAGCTGCTGAGCCAGATGGCCCTGGTCACGGCCCATCAGGGCATCTGGGTGGGGCCCGAGCTCATGGCCCAGGTGGTGGGAGGGGCCTATCGCGCGCTCGGTGGGGAAGAGAGGCTACGCGAAGAGATGCTCGACCGCCTGACCCAGCGTGAGCGTGCCGTGGCGGTGGCCGTGGCGGAGGGCAACAGCAACAAGGCGGTGGCTCGTCTGCTGGGCATTACCGAGCGGACCGTCAAGGCGCATCTCGGTGCCGTGTTCCGCAAGCTCGAGGTGCGCGACCGCATGCAGCTCGTGCTCAAGCTGTCCCATCAGGAACAGAGCGTGACTTGA
- a CDS encoding retention module-containing protein produces the protein MMTIATVVSITGQAWARDADGNLRELSVGDALQEGETLVTSDGGRAVLDFGDGLEPAAIAGGEEVVMTPDLASDQAPASEEASAQDGDIAALLAAIDEGEGDLLEGLDATAAGGAGGAGGGDSGHGFVRLLRISENVSPLVFNYGANSLEGPNQVEFDPALVAEEDDSPTVDTQDLNGDGDVVWESALSDGSGGGSLTASGAFQIDTGVDALDLIEVQDASGVWIPISANGTSVQGAYGTLTVNTDGSWTYTLDDNTLDHDGVDQTGAADQVQDAFAVRVTDDDGDVSPEATLTIDVNDDGPVAVDDTVTDEVPEDGSVDIDVFANDTAGADGVDLQSGVGVASQPGKGTVTYNGDGTFTYQANPGAEGADSFTYTITDADGDTDTATVNLTIAEDSTPQVVTLGIRAEGNMVWESALPDGSGGGTTTISGTPEIDTGNDQLALIEVKDVNGEWIAIEEDGTEVQGTYGIVTVDTDGSWQYVLSDNTLDHDVSNAVGTNDQVQEQFDVRFTDDDGDVSDPATLTIDVNDDGPVAADYAHGDTVTEGSGDTVLAADAAATLGIDGGADGLDGALDALVFTNQGSTGGSLTINAAGELVYTAPADVDNSAGAVTETFEYTVTDNDGDSVTREVSVQVGDAGAPTLTASDDLLADEDDQAAGLGDSAAGDDAPVLSGTLSFDNSSSLDAFDLDTLTLSVGTDGDTGLTTLDGSAVTTTWDASTQTLIGHTGDVNDPVFTIVISDLGATGATYTLTLMQPVAHPAQDDPDTGDVETAFEDNVGFTVDVSLEDIDGSEGTTSFAVSIDDDVPVAADYAHGDTVTEGSGDTVLAADAAATLGIDGGADGLDGALDALVFTNQGSTGGSLTINAAGELVYTAPADVDNSAGAVTETFEYTVTDNDGDSVTREVSVQVGDAGAPTLTASDDLLADEDDQAAGLGDSAAGDDAPVLSGTLSFDNSSSLDAFDLDTLTLSVGTDGDTGLTTLDGSAVTTTWDASTQTLIGHTGDVNDPVFTIVISDLGATGATYTLTLMQPVAHPAQDDPDTGDVETAFEDNVGFTVDVSLEDIDGSEGTTSFAVSIDDDVPVAADYAHGDTVTEGSGDTVLAADAAATLGIDGGADGLDGALDALVFTNQGSTGGSLTINAAGELVYTAPADVDNSAGAVTETFEYTVTDNDGDSVTREVSVQVGDAGAPTLTASDDLLADEDDQAAGLGDSAAGDDAPVLSGTLSFDNSSSLDAFDLDTLTLSVGTDGDTGLTTLDGSAVTTTWDASTQTLIGHTGDVNDPVFTIVISDLGATGATYTLTLMQPVAHPAQDDPDTGDVETAFEDNVGFTVDVSLEDIDGSEGTTSFAVSIDDDVPVAADYAHGDTVTEGSGDTVLAADAAATLGIDGGADGLDGALDALVFTNQGSTGGSLTINAAGELVYTAPADVDNSAGAVTETFEYTVTDNDGDSVTREVSVQVGDAGAPTLTASDDLLADEDDQAAGLGDSAAGDDAPVLSGTLSFDNSSSLDAFDLDTLTLSVGTDGDTGLTTLDGSAVTTTWDASTQTLIGHTGDVNDPVFTIVISDLGATGATYTLTLMQPVAHPAQDDPDTGDVETAFEDNVGFTVDVSLEDIDGSEGTTSFAVSIDDDVPVAFTASSADLSDGATAALNFAAASGADGVGDVTFAQSLNDEPAVDSAGKSLYLDGEPLFYTVSADGHLLTAATEGGDVGFTVTLDPGSDSYTVAVEGLVLNGSLFSANPAGGVSGGNSLLYLINSEDGIEGNDVLVSSTTTDTVNTSTGGGIGIGTGQSIDTGELARFDFFSGLAFAANNEDAVWDDRLLVYGVEQRVNVNGNAQSAATLEISAVATAEAASGEHPSSGSDTYLNLSVDDVRIYDANGGDVTSSVTLTDMGDGIRVEGVKDGWSYEVMTDSAFHAIEVVGGDGDEFKLGGMDFLTGGTAGSFDINLDVTAVDGDGDAVTGSITLESPEPPVLEVGGNVENSLSGNAGDDVLIGDTGGNYTVITPGESYNISLLVDSSGSMGEDSGTDGKSRMELAQDALKLLAQQLLNHDGAINLQIIDFDSGVTSTVFTNITIDDLADIEAAINAMVAGGGTNYEAGFNAATAWLDSHTNGYVNKALFLTDGDPTYYLRDDGTRDGNGSSTTETVMRESIEAFGLLANAGDNGTQVEAIGIGSGVSADRLQFFDNTDVTGMEEYWPGFWWFSGPEAAAGEATIVNTADELNAALQGGSSSNELAPVGNDTLIGGDGDDILFGDTIAPVGQPEAGFGGVIDLVKDANGGASPTYQQIIDFLRDNPEAYETPADQGGDDLLVGGAGDDILTGGLGADVFAWNLGDEGSSATPAEDTVTDFTTGIFGTDANADKLDLSDLLSGMQDGEDLSSYIQATDDGTNTTLHISTSGDMTSGDVSAADQTIQLQNVVTSVSDLQNNGQLDIE, from the coding sequence ATGATGACCATCGCCACCGTGGTATCCATTACCGGCCAGGCCTGGGCGCGCGACGCCGACGGCAACCTCCGTGAGCTCAGCGTCGGCGACGCGCTTCAGGAAGGAGAGACCCTGGTCACGTCCGATGGTGGGCGAGCCGTGCTGGATTTCGGCGATGGTCTCGAACCGGCCGCCATCGCCGGTGGTGAAGAGGTCGTGATGACGCCGGACCTTGCGTCGGATCAGGCGCCGGCCAGCGAGGAGGCCAGCGCCCAGGATGGGGATATCGCAGCGTTGCTGGCGGCCATCGACGAGGGCGAGGGTGATCTGCTCGAAGGGCTCGATGCCACTGCGGCCGGCGGTGCCGGTGGTGCGGGCGGCGGCGACAGCGGTCACGGCTTCGTGCGTCTGCTGCGCATCAGCGAAAACGTCAGCCCGCTGGTCTTCAACTACGGCGCCAATTCACTCGAGGGGCCGAACCAGGTCGAGTTCGATCCGGCCCTCGTCGCCGAGGAGGACGACTCGCCGACGGTCGATACCCAGGACCTCAACGGCGATGGCGATGTGGTCTGGGAGTCTGCACTGTCTGATGGCAGCGGTGGCGGCAGCCTGACCGCCAGCGGCGCCTTCCAGATCGATACCGGCGTGGATGCACTCGACCTGATCGAAGTGCAGGATGCCAGTGGCGTCTGGATCCCGATCTCTGCCAATGGCACGAGCGTGCAGGGTGCCTACGGCACGCTGACGGTGAATACCGACGGCAGTTGGACGTACACGCTGGACGACAACACCCTGGACCATGACGGCGTCGACCAGACCGGGGCGGCCGACCAGGTGCAGGATGCCTTCGCGGTACGAGTCACTGACGACGACGGTGACGTCTCGCCGGAAGCGACCCTGACCATCGACGTCAATGACGACGGCCCGGTGGCCGTCGACGATACCGTGACCGACGAGGTGCCGGAGGATGGCAGCGTCGACATCGATGTCTTCGCCAATGACACCGCCGGGGCCGACGGTGTGGATCTGCAGAGCGGCGTTGGCGTAGCCTCGCAACCCGGCAAGGGCACGGTCACCTACAACGGTGACGGTACCTTCACCTATCAGGCCAATCCCGGCGCCGAAGGCGCCGACAGCTTCACCTACACCATCACCGACGCCGATGGCGATACCGACACGGCGACGGTGAACCTGACCATCGCCGAGGACTCCACCCCCCAGGTCGTGACGCTCGGCATTCGTGCTGAAGGCAACATGGTGTGGGAATCAGCGCTGCCCGATGGCAGTGGTGGCGGCACCACGACGATCAGCGGTACGCCGGAGATCGATACCGGTAACGACCAGCTGGCGCTGATCGAGGTCAAGGACGTCAATGGCGAATGGATCGCGATCGAGGAGGATGGCACCGAGGTGCAAGGCACCTATGGCATCGTGACCGTCGACACTGACGGCAGCTGGCAGTATGTGCTGAGCGATAACACCCTGGACCATGATGTCAGCAATGCCGTCGGCACCAACGATCAGGTGCAGGAACAGTTCGATGTACGCTTCACCGACGACGATGGTGACGTCTCCGATCCCGCAACGCTGACCATTGACGTCAATGACGATGGGCCGGTGGCCGCCGACTATGCCCACGGTGATACCGTTACCGAAGGCAGCGGCGACACCGTCCTGGCCGCGGATGCGGCCGCGACGCTGGGCATCGACGGCGGCGCCGATGGGCTGGACGGCGCCCTCGACGCACTGGTCTTCACCAATCAGGGCAGCACCGGCGGCAGCCTGACCATCAACGCGGCCGGCGAATTGGTCTATACCGCCCCGGCCGACGTCGACAACAGCGCAGGGGCGGTCACCGAGACCTTCGAATACACCGTGACCGACAACGACGGCGACAGCGTGACCCGCGAGGTCAGCGTGCAGGTCGGTGATGCCGGTGCCCCGACGCTGACCGCCTCGGACGATCTGCTGGCCGATGAAGACGACCAGGCCGCCGGCCTCGGCGACAGCGCTGCCGGCGACGACGCCCCGGTGCTGAGCGGCACGCTGAGCTTCGACAACAGCAGCAGTCTGGACGCCTTCGACCTGGATACGCTGACGCTGTCGGTGGGCACGGACGGCGACACCGGACTGACGACGCTGGATGGCAGCGCGGTCACCACCACCTGGGATGCCAGCACCCAGACCCTGATCGGGCATACCGGGGATGTGAACGACCCGGTGTTCACCATCGTGATCAGCGACCTGGGCGCGACTGGTGCCACCTATACCCTGACGCTGATGCAGCCGGTTGCCCATCCGGCACAGGACGATCCCGACACGGGGGATGTGGAAACGGCCTTCGAGGACAACGTCGGCTTCACGGTCGACGTCAGCCTCGAGGACATCGACGGCAGTGAAGGCACCACCAGCTTCGCCGTCAGCATCGACGACGACGTGCCGGTGGCCGCCGACTATGCCCACGGTGATACCGTTACCGAAGGCAGCGGCGACACCGTCCTGGCCGCGGATGCGGCCGCGACGCTGGGCATCGACGGCGGCGCCGATGGGCTGGACGGCGCCCTCGACGCACTGGTCTTCACCAATCAGGGCAGCACCGGCGGCAGCCTGACCATCAACGCGGCCGGCGAATTGGTCTATACCGCCCCGGCCGACGTCGACAACAGCGCAGGGGCGGTCACCGAGACCTTCGAATACACCGTGACCGACAACGACGGCGACAGCGTGACCCGCGAGGTCAGCGTGCAGGTCGGTGATGCCGGTGCCCCGACGCTGACCGCCTCGGACGATCTGCTGGCCGATGAAGACGACCAGGCCGCCGGCCTCGGCGACAGCGCTGCCGGCGACGACGCCCCGGTGCTGAGCGGCACGCTGAGCTTCGACAACAGCAGCAGTCTGGACGCCTTCGACCTGGATACGCTGACGCTGTCGGTGGGCACGGACGGCGACACCGGACTGACGACGCTGGATGGCAGCGCGGTCACCACCACCTGGGATGCCAGCACCCAGACCCTGATCGGGCATACCGGGGATGTGAACGACCCGGTGTTCACCATCGTGATCAGCGACCTGGGCGCGACTGGTGCCACCTATACCCTGACGCTGATGCAGCCGGTTGCCCATCCGGCACAGGACGATCCCGACACGGGGGATGTGGAAACGGCCTTCGAGGACAACGTCGGCTTCACGGTCGACGTCAGCCTCGAGGACATCGACGGCAGTGAAGGCACCACCAGCTTCGCCGTCAGCATCGACGACGACGTGCCGGTGGCCGCCGACTATGCCCACGGTGATACCGTTACCGAAGGCAGCGGCGACACCGTCCTGGCCGCGGATGCGGCCGCGACGCTGGGCATCGACGGCGGCGCCGATGGGCTGGACGGCGCCCTCGACGCACTGGTCTTCACCAATCAGGGCAGCACCGGCGGCAGCCTGACCATCAACGCGGCCGGCGAATTGGTCTATACCGCCCCGGCCGACGTCGACAACAGCGCAGGGGCGGTCACCGAGACCTTCGAATACACCGTGACCGACAACGACGGCGACAGCGTGACCCGCGAGGTCAGCGTGCAGGTCGGTGATGCCGGTGCCCCGACGCTGACCGCCTCGGACGATCTGCTGGCCGATGAAGACGACCAGGCCGCCGGCCTCGGCGACAGCGCTGCCGGCGACGACGCCCCGGTGCTGAGCGGCACGCTGAGCTTCGACAACAGCAGCAGTCTGGACGCCTTCGACCTGGATACGCTGACGCTGTCGGTGGGCACGGACGGCGACACCGGACTGACGACGCTGGATGGCAGCGCGGTCACCACCACCTGGGATGCCAGCACCCAGACCCTGATCGGGCATACCGGGGATGTGAACGACCCGGTGTTCACCATCGTGATCAGCGACCTGGGCGCGACTGGTGCCACCTATACCCTGACGCTGATGCAGCCGGTTGCCCATCCGGCACAGGACGATCCCGACACGGGGGATGTGGAAACGGCCTTCGAGGACAACGTCGGCTTCACGGTCGACGTCAGCCTCGAGGACATCGACGGCAGTGAAGGCACCACCAGCTTCGCCGTCAGCATCGACGACGACGTGCCGGTGGCCGCCGACTATGCCCACGGTGATACCGTTACCGAAGGCAGCGGCGACACCGTCCTGGCCGCGGATGCGGCCGCGACGCTGGGCATCGACGGCGGCGCCGATGGGCTGGACGGCGCCCTCGACGCACTGGTCTTCACCAATCAGGGCAGCACCGGCGGCAGCCTGACCATCAACGCGGCCGGCGAATTGGTCTATACCGCCCCGGCCGACGTCGACAACAGCGCAGGGGCGGTCACCGAGACCTTCGAATACACCGTGACCGACAACGACGGCGACAGCGTGACCCGCGAGGTCAGCGTGCAGGTCGGTGATGCCGGTGCCCCGACGCTGACCGCCTCGGACGATCTGCTGGCCGATGAAGACGACCAGGCCGCCGGCCTCGGCGACAGCGCTGCCGGCGACGACGCCCCGGTGCTGAGCGGCACGCTGAGCTTCGACAACAGCAGCAGTCTGGACGCCTTCGACCTGGATACGCTGACGCTGTCGGTGGGCACGGACGGCGACACCGGACTGACGACGCTGGATGGCAGCGCGGTCACCACCACCTGGGATGCCAGCACCCAGACCCTGATCGGGCATACCGGGGATGTGAACGACCCGGTGTTCACCATCGTGATCAGCGACCTGGGCGCGACTGGTGCCACCTATACCCTGACGCTGATGCAGCCGGTTGCCCATCCGGCACAGGACGATCCCGACACGGGGGATGTGGAAACGGCCTTCGAGGACAACGTCGGCTTCACGGTCGACGTCAGCCTCGAGGACATCGACGGCAGTGAAGGCACCACCAGCTTCGCCGTCAGCATCGACGACGACGTGCCGGTGGCATTCACTGCGAGTTCAGCTGACCTGAGCGACGGTGCTACGGCGGCACTGAATTTCGCCGCAGCGTCAGGAGCCGATGGTGTCGGTGATGTGACCTTTGCCCAGTCACTGAATGACGAGCCCGCCGTCGACAGTGCAGGTAAGTCTCTGTATCTGGATGGAGAGCCGCTGTTCTATACCGTCAGTGCCGATGGTCATCTTCTGACCGCGGCCACCGAAGGAGGGGATGTCGGATTCACTGTCACGTTGGACCCCGGCAGCGATAGCTATACCGTCGCGGTAGAGGGGCTAGTGCTCAACGGCTCTCTGTTCAGTGCCAACCCGGCTGGTGGTGTCTCGGGCGGGAACAGCCTTCTGTATCTGATTAATAGTGAAGACGGTATCGAAGGGAACGATGTGTTGGTGTCATCCACGACCACCGATACCGTCAATACCAGTACTGGTGGTGGGATTGGTATCGGTACGGGACAAAGCATCGATACCGGGGAGCTGGCTCGTTTCGACTTCTTCTCTGGTCTGGCCTTTGCAGCCAATAATGAAGACGCCGTCTGGGATGATCGGCTGTTGGTGTACGGCGTCGAACAACGCGTGAATGTCAACGGCAACGCACAATCTGCCGCTACCCTTGAGATATCCGCCGTGGCTACGGCAGAAGCCGCGAGTGGAGAGCACCCGTCCAGCGGTAGTGATACCTATCTGAATCTTTCTGTAGATGATGTCCGCATCTACGATGCCAACGGCGGCGATGTCACGAGCAGTGTCACCCTGACTGATATGGGTGATGGTATCCGTGTGGAAGGTGTGAAGGATGGTTGGAGCTATGAGGTGATGACCGACTCCGCCTTCCATGCCATCGAGGTAGTCGGGGGTGACGGCGATGAATTCAAGCTCGGTGGCATGGACTTTCTTACTGGCGGCACGGCAGGCAGCTTCGACATCAACCTCGATGTCACGGCCGTGGACGGTGATGGTGACGCAGTCACTGGGAGCATCACGCTGGAGTCGCCCGAGCCTCCAGTGCTCGAGGTCGGTGGTAATGTCGAGAATAGCCTTTCTGGTAATGCTGGGGATGACGTACTGATAGGCGATACCGGTGGCAACTACACCGTTATCACGCCGGGAGAGAGCTATAACATCTCGCTGCTGGTCGATTCCTCTGGCAGCATGGGGGAGGACTCGGGCACCGACGGGAAGAGCCGCATGGAGCTGGCCCAGGATGCGCTGAAGCTTCTGGCGCAGCAGCTACTCAATCATGATGGTGCGATTAACCTGCAGATCATCGATTTCGATAGTGGCGTGACCAGTACGGTATTCACGAACATCACCATCGATGATCTTGCCGACATCGAGGCGGCTATCAACGCCATGGTAGCCGGAGGAGGTACCAACTACGAGGCGGGTTTCAATGCCGCGACGGCGTGGCTGGATTCTCACACTAACGGCTATGTCAACAAGGCGCTTTTCCTGACGGACGGTGACCCTACCTATTACCTGAGAGACGATGGCACGAGAGACGGAAATGGCTCCTCTACGACCGAAACCGTCATGCGAGAGTCGATCGAGGCCTTCGGATTGCTCGCCAATGCCGGTGATAACGGTACCCAGGTGGAGGCGATTGGCATCGGTAGCGGTGTCAGCGCAGACCGCCTGCAGTTCTTCGATAACACCGATGTGACGGGGATGGAGGAGTATTGGCCTGGGTTCTGGTGGTTCTCTGGTCCGGAAGCTGCCGCCGGCGAGGCAACCATCGTCAATACGGCCGATGAACTCAATGCGGCCCTCCAGGGCGGCTCCTCTTCCAACGAGCTCGCACCGGTGGGTAACGATACGCTCATCGGCGGTGACGGGGATGACATCCTTTTCGGTGACACGATAGCGCCGGTCGGTCAGCCCGAGGCTGGCTTCGGTGGGGTCATCGATCTGGTCAAGGACGCCAACGGTGGGGCATCGCCAACCTATCAGCAGATCATCGACTTCCTGCGTGACAACCCAGAGGCCTACGAGACGCCTGCGGATCAAGGCGGAGACGACCTGCTGGTCGGCGGTGCTGGGGATGACATCCTCACCGGTGGCCTGGGGGCCGATGTCTTCGCCTGGAACCTCGGTGATGAAGGCAGTAGCGCGACCCCCGCCGAGGATACGGTCACCGATTTCACGACGGGCATCTTCGGCACCGATGCCAACGCGGACAAGCTGGATCTGTCGGACCTGCTGTCCGGGATGCAGGATGGTGAGGATCTGTCCAGCTATATACAGGCGACCGATGACGGCACCAATACGACGCTGCATATCAGTACCTCGGGGGATATGACGTCGGGCGACGTCAGTGCGGCGGACCAGACTATCCAGCTGCAGAATGTGGTGACATCCGTGTCGGACCTTCAGAACAACGGCCAGCTCGATATCGAGTGA
- a CDS encoding HlyD family type I secretion periplasmic adaptor subunit: protein MTDRSRTSEQRGFEAIGRFSETGGKPFRPFIDRLFSRRVTSAHLDRDWASDADWARLQQEPLRARLLLYTVVLAVAALIVWSAFAPLDEVTRGTGRVIPSSQLQKVQSFDGGVVQEILVEEGETVSQGQLLMRIDPTRFVANFRENRAKAESLEARVERLRALVTDDAFTPSRELLEEAPDIVAQERELYRNNLEALEEQKSILEEQLDQRRAELIEAQSRRDTAARELGMAGRELNLTRPLLDSGAVSEVEVLRLQRDVTRARGERDQAAAQVERLQSSIEEAQSKLREVTLEKRNEWRGELSRTMAELAALDESSAGLQDRVRLAEIRSPVDGIVQRLTLNTLGGVVQPGQEVVEIVPTADALLVEARIAPQDIAFLRPGQPATIKLTAYDFAIYGGLEAELVHISPDTITDDEGDTFYLVRVRTLEGGSEHQRLDVIPGMTAQVDILTGKRTVMQYLLKPVLRGWQDALGER from the coding sequence ATGACCGACCGTTCCCGTACCTCCGAGCAGCGTGGCTTCGAGGCCATCGGCCGTTTTTCCGAGACCGGCGGCAAGCCGTTTCGTCCCTTCATCGACCGGCTGTTCTCGCGGCGGGTCACGTCCGCGCACCTGGATCGCGACTGGGCCAGCGATGCCGACTGGGCCAGGCTCCAGCAGGAGCCGCTGCGGGCCCGCTTGCTGCTCTATACCGTGGTGCTGGCCGTTGCCGCGCTGATCGTGTGGTCGGCCTTCGCGCCGCTGGACGAGGTGACCCGGGGCACCGGGCGGGTGATTCCCTCCAGCCAGCTGCAGAAGGTGCAGTCCTTCGATGGGGGCGTGGTCCAGGAGATTCTGGTCGAGGAGGGGGAGACGGTATCCCAGGGGCAGCTGCTGATGCGTATCGACCCCACCCGCTTCGTGGCCAATTTCCGCGAGAACCGCGCCAAGGCCGAATCGCTCGAGGCTCGCGTGGAACGCCTGCGTGCCCTGGTGACCGATGACGCCTTCACCCCGTCGCGCGAGCTGCTCGAGGAGGCGCCTGACATCGTCGCCCAGGAGCGTGAGCTGTATCGGAACAATCTCGAGGCACTGGAGGAGCAGAAGAGCATCCTCGAGGAACAGCTGGACCAGCGCCGGGCGGAGCTGATCGAAGCCCAGTCTCGCCGCGATACGGCGGCGCGGGAGCTGGGCATGGCCGGGCGCGAGCTGAACCTGACCCGGCCGCTGCTCGATTCCGGCGCCGTCTCCGAGGTCGAGGTGCTGCGACTGCAGCGCGACGTGACCCGTGCGCGTGGCGAGCGCGACCAGGCTGCGGCTCAGGTCGAACGCCTGCAATCCTCCATCGAGGAGGCGCAGTCGAAGCTGCGCGAGGTCACGCTCGAGAAGCGCAACGAGTGGCGCGGGGAGTTGTCCCGGACCATGGCGGAGCTGGCGGCGTTGGATGAATCCAGTGCCGGCCTGCAGGATCGCGTGAGGCTGGCGGAGATTCGCTCGCCTGTGGATGGCATCGTCCAGCGCCTGACCCTCAATACCCTCGGTGGCGTGGTGCAGCCGGGACAGGAAGTGGTCGAGATCGTACCCACTGCGGATGCCCTGCTGGTCGAGGCGCGTATCGCGCCGCAGGATATCGCCTTCCTGCGGCCCGGCCAGCCGGCCACCATCAAGCTGACGGCGTATGACTTCGCCATCTATGGGGGGCTGGAGGCCGAGCTGGTGCACATCAGCCCCGATACCATCACCGATGACGAGGGCGATACCTTCTATCTGGTGCGGGTCCGTACCCTGGAAGGCGGCAGCGAGCACCAGAGACTGGACGTGATACCGGGGATGACCGCACAGGTGGATATTCTGACCGGCAAGCGCACGGTGATGCAGTACCTGCTCAAGCCGGTGCTGAGAGGCTGGCAGGATGCGCTGGGAGAACGTTGA